Part of the Pseudomonas sp. P8_241 genome is shown below.
CGAAAGCGGCGCGCCGTGATTTCGCCGATAACCACGCCGAACTCGCCAGGCTTGAGGGCGTCAAGACGCCCCTGAACGATGTGCTTGGCCACAATCGATACCTGCCCCTCCAGCGCCGGATCGACACCGCTGACCTGAATCGGCTGCATCGTGCCCTTGTAGGACAGCATGCCTTCCATCTCGGTGAACGGCACCGCCGCCGTCACTTCCGGGTTTTTCATCGCGGCCGCCGCCACGGGCTTCCAGTCATCAATCGGGTTGACGCCGACTATGGTAGCGTGCGGCACCATACCGAGAATGCGCGAGCTCATTTCGCGCTGGAAGCCGTTCATCACCGACAACACCACGATCATCGCCAGCACGCCCAGGGCGAGGCCGATCATCGAGGTCATCGAGATGAAGGAAACAAAGCGATTGCGGCGCTTGGCGCGGGTATAGCGCGTGCCGATAAAGATCGATAACGGTCTGAACATTCGCTGGGGCACCGTATAAAAATAAAAGACCCGAGGCGCTTTTCAGCCCCGTCGGGTTTCAGCCAATCAGATGGTCGTGAGGCAACCTTCCTGCAATTGCAGGACGCGGTCCATCTGGCGAGCCAGGTTCATGTCGTGGGTCACCACCAGGAACGCCGTGCGCATCGAGGTGCTGAGTTCCAGCATCAAGTCCTGAATGCCTTGGGCGGTGTGGGAGTCGAGGTTGCCGGTGGGCTCGTCGAGCATCACCAGGCCTGGATTGTTCACCAGTGCGCGAGCGATCGCTACGCGCTGACGTTCGCCGCCCGACAATTCGGCCGGTTTGTGTTCCAGACGATGGCCCAACCCTACCCGCTCCAGCAACGCCGTGGCACGCTTGCGCGCCTCGGGAATCGCAGTCTTGCCGATCAGCAGCGGCATGCAGACATTTTCCAGCGCGGTGAACTCGGGCAGCAAGTGGTGGAACTGATAAACGAAGCCGAGTGCCCGATTACGCAGCAGACCGCGCTTCTTTTCGCTCAGGGCCGACAGTTCTTCACCGTCGAGCCAGACGCTGCCCTTGGTTGGCGTGTCGAGTCCGCCGAGCAAATTGAGCAGGGTACTTTTGCCCGAACCGGATTTGCCGACAATCGCTACACGCTCGCCAGGGTGCAACTCCAGCTGCAAACCGGCCAGAACCTCTACCGACTCAGGACCTTCCTCGTAGGATTTGCCCAGGTTGCGGCAGCTCAAGATTGCTTTATCAGTCATGCCCGACTCACTCATAACGTAGCGCCTCCGCAGGCTGGGTGCGCGCAGCACGCCAGGCTGGATACAGGGTGGCGAGGAAACTCAGGACCAACGCCGCAGAACAGACCATGACAACGTCCTGGCTTTGCACTTGCGACGGCAGGTAATCAATGAAGTACACGTCGGCGTTGAGGAACTTGTGCCCGATCAAGCCTTCGAGGGCCGAGATCGCGGCACTGACGTTCAACGCGGCGAAGATTCCGACCACGGCGCCGATCGCCGTGCCGACCACACCGATGACCGTGCCTTGCACCATGAACGTGCGCATGATCGTGCCCGGCGTGGCGCCCAGTGTGCGCAGAATCGCGATGTCGCCCTTCTTGTCGTTCACCACCATCACCAGGGTGGAGATGATGTTGAACGCAGCGACCGCGACAATCAGCAGCAGCAACAGGCCGATCATCGCTTTTTCCATGCGGATCGCCTGATACAGGTTGCCGTGGGTACGGGTCCAGTCGCGGGCGTAGTAACGGTCTTCGCCGAGGTCGCGGGCGATGCTCCACGCAGTACGCGGTGCCTGAAACAAGTCATCGAACTTCAGGCGCAGACCCTGGACCTGATCA
Proteins encoded:
- the lolD gene encoding lipoprotein-releasing ABC transporter ATP-binding protein LolD, producing the protein MTDKAILSCRNLGKSYEEGPESVEVLAGLQLELHPGERVAIVGKSGSGKSTLLNLLGGLDTPTKGSVWLDGEELSALSEKKRGLLRNRALGFVYQFHHLLPEFTALENVCMPLLIGKTAIPEARKRATALLERVGLGHRLEHKPAELSGGERQRVAIARALVNNPGLVMLDEPTGNLDSHTAQGIQDLMLELSTSMRTAFLVVTHDMNLARQMDRVLQLQEGCLTTI